In Lentibacillus amyloliquefaciens, one DNA window encodes the following:
- the pdxT gene encoding pyridoxal 5'-phosphate synthase glutaminase subunit PdxT encodes MSTIGVLALQGAVREHIRSVKETGAQTLEIKRKEQLAEIDGLILPGGESTTMRRLIDGYDFFKAIQAFAKQGKPIFGTCAGLILMANEIEGQDHAHLGLMNMKVARNAFGRQVASFEANLDVTYVGNQFNAVFIRAPYILESGSDVEVLATYKDRAVAAKQGHYLATAFHPELTDDNRFIEYFAQMVEQSKQTLAS; translated from the coding sequence ATGAGTACAATTGGTGTACTGGCATTGCAGGGAGCTGTACGTGAGCATATACGCTCTGTTAAGGAAACAGGCGCACAAACCCTCGAAATCAAGCGAAAAGAGCAGCTGGCAGAAATTGATGGCCTAATTTTGCCCGGCGGTGAAAGCACAACAATGCGTCGATTGATAGATGGCTACGATTTTTTTAAAGCCATTCAAGCGTTTGCAAAGCAAGGAAAGCCTATTTTCGGCACGTGTGCAGGCCTGATTTTAATGGCAAATGAAATTGAAGGCCAGGACCACGCGCACTTAGGTTTAATGAACATGAAGGTCGCGCGGAATGCCTTTGGCCGTCAGGTGGCAAGTTTTGAAGCGAATTTGGATGTGACATATGTCGGGAATCAGTTCAATGCTGTGTTTATACGTGCCCCGTATATACTTGAGTCAGGATCTGATGTGGAAGTGCTGGCAACTTACAAAGACAGGGCAGTCGCAGCTAAACAAGGGCATTACCTGGCGACGGCTTTCCACCCTGAGCTGACAGATGATAACCGTTTTATTGAATATTTTGCACAAATGGTGGAACAATCGAAACAGACACTTGCATCATAG
- the pdxS gene encoding pyridoxal 5'-phosphate synthase lyase subunit PdxS — MGNTGTERVKRGMAEMQKGGVIMDVVNAEQAKIAEEAGAVAVMALERVPSDIRAAGGVARMATPEITEEVMNAVSIPVMAKARIGHIVEARVLEAMGVDYIDESEVLTPADEEFHLKKSDYTVPFVCGCRNLGEAARRIGEGASMLRTKGEPGTGNIVEAVRHMRQVQSEIRKLSSMSDDEVMTFAKEIGAPYELLMEVKEEGRLPVVNFAAGGVASPADAALMMQLGADGVFVGSGIFKSTNPAKYARAIVEATTHYTDYKLIGELSKDLGTAMKGIEIGTLEGQDRMQDRSE, encoded by the coding sequence ATGGGAAATACAGGAACAGAACGTGTGAAACGTGGTATGGCAGAAATGCAAAAAGGCGGCGTCATTATGGACGTTGTAAATGCCGAACAGGCGAAAATCGCTGAAGAAGCAGGAGCGGTGGCGGTCATGGCACTGGAACGGGTGCCGTCTGATATACGTGCTGCTGGCGGAGTAGCCCGAATGGCCACCCCTGAAATTACCGAAGAAGTCATGAATGCCGTCTCGATTCCGGTCATGGCTAAAGCACGCATTGGCCATATTGTGGAAGCCCGTGTACTTGAAGCGATGGGTGTTGATTATATTGATGAAAGTGAAGTATTAACACCTGCAGACGAAGAATTTCATTTGAAAAAATCGGATTACACTGTACCGTTTGTGTGCGGCTGCCGTAACCTTGGTGAAGCAGCACGCCGTATTGGTGAAGGGGCGTCCATGCTTCGTACAAAAGGTGAACCGGGTACAGGCAATATCGTTGAAGCTGTCCGGCATATGCGTCAGGTACAGTCTGAAATCAGAAAGCTGAGTTCAATGTCGGATGATGAAGTGATGACGTTTGCAAAAGAGATCGGTGCGCCATATGAATTGCTGATGGAAGTCAAAGAGGAAGGTCGCCTGCCTGTCGTCAACTTTGCTGCCGGCGGTGTTGCAAGTCCGGCTGATGCGGCATTAATGATGCAGCTGGGAGCAGATGGCGTGTTTGTCGGATCCGGTATTTTCAAATCAACCAATCCTGCAAAATATGCGAGAGCAATTGTTGAAGCGACAACACATTATACGGATTATAAGCTGATTGGTGAACTTTCCAAAGACCTTGGCACGGCCATGAAAGGAATTGAGATTGGTACCTTGGAAGGTCAAGACCGCATGCAAGATCGCAGCGAATAG
- a CDS encoding D-alanyl-D-alanine carboxypeptidase family protein, whose protein sequence is MRYNLRKFVPLLLVTMVMLLTIAIQPHSVKAAEPVDIEAESAILVDYETGNIIYAKNPDMALPPASMTKIMTEYLVHEAIEEGQISWDTTTQISDYAYSISADTSSSGVGLQQNKDYTVKQLYDAMAINSDNATSIALAELIAGSEGEFVKMMNAKAEEMGLTDTEFVNSTGLANSSLGENVPEGTDPNANNLLSARSSALLAYRLINDYPEALDVTKIPSTEFEGETITNWNWMLKHGEESSSLQQFYYEGMDGLKTGHTDLAKYAFTGTAEQDGNRLISVVMKTESMEARFQETAKLLDYGFEQFENQEIFPAGYQLEGESSIPVLKGKEDTVQVATDQAFNASVKGEQAENYTIEYHFNEDLMNESGELTAPIEKGEKVGTAKVTYNGDDENYGSILPDESPGSINLVAQDAVEKNNWFMLTLGAIGSFFTDIFSTVVDTVKGWF, encoded by the coding sequence GTGAGATACAACTTAAGGAAATTCGTGCCGCTATTACTTGTTACAATGGTAATGCTTTTAACCATTGCCATTCAGCCTCATTCTGTAAAAGCTGCAGAACCGGTAGACATTGAGGCTGAATCAGCAATCCTGGTTGACTATGAGACAGGGAATATTATTTATGCAAAAAACCCTGATATGGCACTACCTCCAGCTAGTATGACCAAAATAATGACTGAATATCTTGTACATGAGGCTATTGAGGAAGGTCAAATCAGCTGGGATACGACAACACAGATCAGTGACTATGCCTACAGCATCTCTGCGGATACATCATCCTCGGGGGTAGGTTTACAACAAAATAAAGACTATACCGTTAAACAATTATATGATGCCATGGCAATCAACTCGGATAATGCGACGAGTATTGCACTGGCTGAGCTGATTGCCGGATCTGAAGGTGAATTCGTCAAGATGATGAATGCCAAAGCAGAAGAAATGGGCTTGACAGATACAGAATTTGTCAATTCTACCGGCCTTGCGAATTCATCACTTGGTGAAAACGTGCCGGAGGGTACTGATCCGAATGCCAATAATTTATTATCAGCCCGTTCATCAGCTCTTTTGGCATACCGTTTAATTAATGATTATCCTGAAGCACTTGATGTCACGAAAATTCCGTCAACTGAATTTGAAGGTGAAACGATTACGAACTGGAACTGGATGTTGAAACATGGTGAGGAATCCAGTTCGCTCCAGCAATTTTATTATGAAGGTATGGACGGATTGAAAACCGGTCATACAGATCTCGCTAAATATGCCTTCACCGGTACAGCTGAACAAGATGGCAATCGTCTGATATCCGTTGTTATGAAAACAGAGAGTATGGAAGCACGTTTCCAGGAAACCGCTAAGCTTTTGGATTATGGTTTTGAGCAATTTGAAAATCAGGAAATCTTCCCGGCAGGCTATCAGCTGGAAGGTGAATCATCTATTCCTGTATTAAAAGGTAAAGAAGATACTGTACAGGTTGCGACAGATCAAGCTTTCAATGCCTCTGTTAAAGGTGAACAGGCAGAGAATTATACCATCGAATATCATTTCAATGAAGATTTAATGAATGAAAGTGGTGAATTAACAGCACCGATTGAAAAAGGTGAAAAAGTCGGTACTGCTAAAGTGACCTATAATGGTGATGATGAAAATTATGGCTCTATTTTGCCTGACGAGAGTCCTGGATCAATTAATCTGGTTGCACAGGATGCCGTTGAAAAGAATAACTGGTTTATGCTGACTCTTGGAGCTATTGGCAGCTTCTTTACAGACATATTCAGCACGGTCGTTGATACAGTTAAAGGCTGGTTTTAA
- the guaB gene encoding IMP dehydrogenase, translating into MREDKFAKEGLTFDDVLLMPDKSDVLPNEVNVSTALTEKIRLNSPLLSAGMDTVTEADMAVAMARQGGLGIVHKNMSIDEQAEQVDRVKRSESGVITNPFFLTPEHQVFDAEHLMAKFRISGVPIVNTIDEQKLVGILTNRDLRFIQDYSTPIKDVMTSENLVTAPVGTTLEEAEHLLQVHRIEKLPLVDNDRYLKGLITIKDIEKAIEFPNTAKDSQGRLLAGAAVGVTGDAMARIDSLAEAGVDVIVIDTAHGHSAGVLEKIRAIREAYPDLDIIAGNVATGEATAELIKAGASAVKVGIGPGSICTTRVVAGIGVPQITAVYDCATAAAEYGVPVIADGGIKYSGDIVKALAAGAHAVMLGSMFAGVKESPGETEIFQGRQYKVYRGMGSVGAMKAGSKDRYFQDAEDAKKLVPEGIEGRTAYKGPLADTVHQLLGGLRAGMGYCGTETIDALRHDARFIKISNAGLRESHPHDVQITKEAPNYS; encoded by the coding sequence ATGCGCGAAGACAAGTTTGCCAAAGAAGGACTAACATTTGATGATGTTTTATTGATGCCTGATAAGTCGGATGTATTACCGAATGAAGTCAATGTCAGTACAGCATTGACTGAAAAAATCAGGCTTAATTCACCGCTTTTGAGTGCTGGCATGGACACAGTTACTGAAGCGGATATGGCCGTCGCTATGGCCAGACAAGGCGGCTTGGGGATTGTTCATAAAAACATGTCAATCGATGAGCAAGCAGAACAGGTTGATCGGGTTAAACGGTCAGAAAGCGGTGTTATCACAAATCCGTTTTTCCTCACACCGGAACATCAGGTTTTTGATGCTGAACATTTAATGGCAAAATTCCGCATTTCCGGCGTCCCGATTGTTAATACAATTGATGAGCAAAAATTGGTTGGTATTTTGACGAATCGCGATTTGCGTTTCATCCAGGACTATTCCACACCAATTAAAGATGTGATGACAAGCGAGAATCTGGTGACAGCCCCTGTAGGAACCACACTTGAAGAAGCGGAACATCTGCTGCAGGTACACCGGATTGAAAAATTACCGCTTGTCGATAATGATCGCTACTTGAAAGGTTTAATCACGATAAAAGATATTGAAAAAGCGATTGAATTTCCAAATACTGCTAAAGACTCACAGGGCAGGCTTCTTGCTGGCGCTGCTGTTGGTGTGACGGGAGATGCGATGGCACGTATTGACAGCCTTGCTGAAGCAGGTGTTGACGTGATCGTCATCGACACTGCCCACGGTCATTCAGCGGGTGTACTGGAAAAAATCCGCGCAATAAGAGAAGCATATCCTGATCTTGATATTATCGCCGGGAATGTTGCCACAGGTGAAGCGACTGCAGAGTTAATTAAAGCAGGCGCATCAGCGGTAAAAGTCGGCATCGGCCCTGGATCGATTTGTACAACCAGAGTCGTAGCAGGTATTGGCGTTCCGCAGATTACAGCTGTCTATGACTGTGCTACAGCTGCAGCCGAATATGGGGTTCCTGTCATTGCTGATGGCGGCATCAAATATTCCGGTGATATTGTTAAAGCACTGGCAGCCGGTGCTCACGCTGTAATGCTCGGCAGTATGTTTGCGGGTGTAAAGGAAAGTCCCGGCGAAACAGAAATATTCCAGGGCAGACAATACAAAGTATACCGCGGAATGGGTTCGGTTGGCGCTATGAAGGCAGGTTCCAAGGACCGTTATTTTCAGGATGCTGAGGATGCCAAAAAATTGGTTCCTGAAGGGATTGAAGGAAGGACTGCCTATAAAGGACCGCTTGCCGATACTGTTCACCAATTGCTCGGCGGCTTAAGGGCCGGCATGGGTTATTGTGGAACGGAAACAATTGATGCGCTGCGTCATGATGCCCGGTTTATCAAAATTTCAAATGCCGGGTTAAGAGAAAGTCATCCGCATGATGTGCAAATTACAAAAGAAGCACCGAATTATTCGTAA
- a CDS encoding YaaC family protein, translating into MINQSDRDLYTYLQSQQTAQRYLNDCYKQLDGIDTTVKSFENSQPFIHYLDHGVRFYENGKSMETLLQPMLFFYGMVHILKAVLLTVRPNYPETTAVLAHGVSSRKRKKKDYTFLKDEVKIQHNGLYPYFTHYLLGIKESPFEKITMERLLALIPEMTSMFTFHQQDKMTAVGRFDTSHLKFPVSLLDSYHLTANAFIKRIKRYLPAIQHTETHGQ; encoded by the coding sequence ATGATCAATCAGTCTGATAGGGACCTATATACTTATCTTCAGTCACAACAGACAGCACAGCGTTATTTAAATGACTGCTATAAACAACTTGATGGTATCGATACGACCGTGAAGAGTTTTGAAAATAGCCAGCCCTTCATCCATTATTTGGATCATGGCGTCCGGTTTTATGAGAATGGCAAAAGTATGGAAACCTTGCTCCAGCCGATGCTGTTTTTTTACGGCATGGTCCATATACTGAAAGCAGTGTTATTAACTGTCAGACCAAATTATCCGGAAACAACGGCAGTATTAGCACATGGTGTCTCAAGCAGAAAGCGCAAAAAGAAAGATTATACGTTTTTGAAAGATGAAGTGAAAATTCAGCACAATGGACTCTATCCTTATTTCACACATTATTTACTGGGCATTAAAGAATCACCATTTGAAAAAATTACTATGGAGCGGCTTCTGGCCTTAATACCGGAGATGACCTCCATGTTCACTTTTCATCAGCAGGACAAAATGACTGCTGTCGGCCGTTTTGATACCTCACATTTAAAATTTCCCGTCTCATTGCTCGACAGCTACCACTTAACAGCCAATGCTTTTATTAAGCGTATCAAACGCTATTTGCCGGCTATTCAGCATACAGAAACACATGGGCAGTAA
- the gyrA gene encoding DNA gyrase subunit A, which yields MADEHRPSVQEINLGQEMRTSFLDYAMSVIVSRALPDVRDGMKPVHRRILYAMNDLGMHSDKAYKKSARIVGEVIGKYHPHGDSAVYEAMVRMAQDFSYRYMLVDGHGNFGSVDGDSAAAMRYTEARMSKISMELLRDINKDTVDYTDNYDGAEREPVVFPARFPNLLINGGVGIAVGMATNIPPHNIGETIDAVLAVIKDPEITISELMENHIYGPDFPTAGEIIGRSGIRKAFETGKGSVTIRAKTHIDEQSNGKSTIIATELPYQVNKAKLIEKIAELVRDKRIDGITDLRDESDRNGLRVVIELRRDANPNIVLNNLYKYTALQTTFGVNMLALVDGAPQVLTIKQCLEHYLDHQKEIVKRRTAFELRKAEARAHILEGLRVALDHLDEVISLIRESKTTDVARDGLMENYDLSEKQAQAILDMRLQRLTGLEREKIVNEYNDLLKQIDELRAILADDEKVLEIIREELTEIKEKYNDDRRTEIVSGGADFIDDEDLIPEENVVITLTHQGYVKRLPASTYRTQKRGGRGIQGMETNEDDFVEHLVSTSTHDTILFFTNKGKVYRAKGYEVPEFSRTAKGIPIINLLQVEKDEWINAVISVAEYSEDYFLFFTTRYGLSKRTKLSQFANIRKGGLIAVGLRDEDELISVRMTDATKDIMMGTKNGYLIRFPEDQVRSMGRNAAGVRGISLRDDDEVVSMEILDKGVEVLHVTNKGIGKRTPEEQYRITNRGGKGIFTCKLADDNEVVAVKAVTDDEEIMLITVAGVLIRIPVEGISQTGRNAQGVRLIRLNDNEEVATVAKVDKDEELDELNTDENEDSETSSEEDQET from the coding sequence ATGGCGGATGAACATCGTCCCAGCGTACAGGAAATTAATTTAGGTCAGGAAATGCGCACGTCTTTTCTTGATTATGCTATGAGTGTCATCGTCTCACGCGCACTGCCCGATGTGCGTGACGGCATGAAACCTGTCCACCGCAGAATTTTGTATGCCATGAACGACCTTGGCATGCATTCAGATAAGGCCTATAAAAAATCAGCCCGTATTGTTGGTGAAGTTATTGGTAAGTATCACCCACACGGGGATTCGGCTGTTTATGAGGCCATGGTGCGCATGGCCCAGGATTTCAGTTATCGCTACATGCTAGTGGATGGGCATGGCAATTTTGGTTCAGTCGATGGTGACTCAGCGGCAGCCATGCGTTATACTGAGGCACGCATGTCCAAGATTTCGATGGAACTGCTGCGGGATATTAATAAAGACACCGTTGATTATACGGACAATTATGACGGAGCAGAACGGGAACCAGTTGTCTTTCCTGCCCGTTTTCCAAACCTGCTTATAAATGGCGGCGTAGGGATTGCCGTCGGGATGGCAACCAATATTCCGCCTCATAATATTGGTGAGACAATTGATGCGGTACTCGCTGTCATTAAAGATCCGGAAATTACGATTAGTGAACTAATGGAAAATCATATTTACGGTCCTGACTTTCCAACAGCTGGTGAAATTATAGGCAGAAGCGGCATCCGTAAAGCATTCGAAACTGGAAAAGGCTCAGTAACCATTCGTGCAAAAACCCATATTGACGAACAGTCAAATGGCAAATCAACGATCATTGCAACCGAATTGCCTTACCAGGTTAATAAAGCGAAATTGATTGAGAAAATTGCAGAACTTGTCCGCGACAAACGCATTGACGGAATCACCGATCTGCGTGACGAATCAGACCGCAATGGCCTGCGTGTTGTTATCGAACTCAGGCGTGATGCCAATCCAAATATAGTACTAAATAATTTATATAAATATACGGCTCTGCAGACAACATTTGGCGTTAATATGCTTGCCTTGGTTGACGGGGCTCCGCAAGTATTAACGATTAAGCAGTGTCTTGAACATTACCTGGATCATCAGAAAGAAATTGTTAAGCGCCGAACTGCTTTTGAACTGCGTAAAGCTGAAGCGCGGGCACATATTTTGGAAGGTTTGCGGGTGGCACTTGACCATCTTGATGAAGTCATTTCGCTGATTCGTGAATCGAAAACAACCGATGTTGCCCGTGACGGCTTGATGGAGAATTACGATCTGAGTGAGAAACAGGCCCAGGCTATTCTGGATATGCGTTTGCAGCGTCTGACGGGATTGGAACGCGAAAAGATTGTCAATGAATACAATGACTTGCTCAAGCAAATCGATGAATTGAGAGCCATTTTGGCAGACGATGAAAAGGTTCTGGAAATTATCCGGGAAGAACTGACAGAGATTAAAGAGAAATATAATGATGATCGACGCACAGAAATCGTCTCCGGCGGGGCAGATTTTATTGATGATGAAGATTTGATTCCTGAGGAAAATGTGGTCATTACCCTGACACACCAAGGATATGTAAAACGTTTGCCTGCATCAACATATCGGACACAAAAACGCGGCGGACGCGGCATCCAGGGCATGGAAACGAATGAGGATGACTTTGTTGAACATTTGGTGTCAACATCAACCCATGATACGATTCTCTTCTTTACAAATAAAGGGAAAGTCTATCGTGCCAAAGGTTATGAAGTTCCGGAATTCAGCCGTACTGCCAAAGGCATACCGATTATTAATTTATTGCAGGTGGAGAAAGATGAATGGATCAACGCTGTTATTTCAGTCGCTGAATACAGTGAGGATTATTTCTTGTTCTTCACGACGAGATATGGCTTGTCCAAACGCACGAAGTTATCGCAATTTGCCAATATACGAAAAGGCGGGCTGATTGCAGTCGGTCTGAGGGATGAAGATGAATTAATCTCAGTCAGGATGACAGATGCAACCAAAGATATCATGATGGGCACGAAAAATGGCTATCTTATCCGTTTTCCGGAAGACCAGGTCCGTTCAATGGGAAGAAATGCAGCCGGTGTGCGTGGCATATCACTGCGCGATGATGATGAAGTTGTTTCCATGGAGATTTTGGATAAAGGCGTTGAAGTGCTCCATGTAACCAATAAAGGTATCGGAAAACGTACACCAGAAGAGCAATACCGTATTACAAACCGCGGCGGTAAGGGAATTTTCACGTGTAAACTCGCCGATGATAATGAAGTTGTCGCGGTTAAAGCTGTGACAGACGATGAAGAAATCATGCTCATAACAGTCGCCGGTGTGCTGATTCGAATTCCGGTTGAAGGAATCTCACAGACCGGACGAAATGCACAAGGTGTCCGTCTGATCCGTTTGAATGATAATGAGGAAGTTGCAACGGTTGCAAAAGTAGATAAAGATGAAGAACTAGATGAGTTGAATACTGATGAAAATGAAGACTCCGAAACAAGCTCAGAAGAAGATCAGGAAACTTAA
- the gyrB gene encoding DNA topoisomerase (ATP-hydrolyzing) subunit B gives MSAEERITGNQAYGADQIQVLEGLEAVRKRPGMYIGTTSERGLHHLVWEIVDNSIDEALAGFSDKIQIIIEKDNSITVTDNGRGIPVDIQKKTGRPALEVIMTVLHAGGKFGSDSYKVSGGLHGVGASVVNALSSHLDVYVHRDGNIYYLGFEKGVPQGEIETIGETEFTGTRTQFKPDTEIFTESIEFDFDTLEQRVRELAFLNKGITISLEDKRTDEDPVEYHYEGGIKSYVEYINRNRGVLHEPFYSEVEEQQIMVEVAIQYNDGFASSIFSFANNIHTHEGGTHEAGFKSGLTRVINDYARKNGMFKENDPNLTGDDVREGLTAIISIKHPNPQFEGQTKTKLGNSEVKRVADSAFSESFSKFLFENPDVAKVVVEKGLMASRARIAAKKARELTRRKSALEVSNLPGKLADCSSRDASISELYIVEGDSAGGSAKQGRDRHFQAILPLRGKILNVEKARLDKILSNKEVRAMITALGTGIGEEFDITKARYNKVVIMTDADVDGAHIRTLLLTFFYRYMRPLIEHGYVYIAQPPLYKIQQGKAAHYAYDEKTMEQILEELPKSPKPGLQRYKGLGEMNAEQLWETTMDPETRTLLQVGLTDAIDADHIFDMLMGDKVEPRRNFIEENAQYVKNLDI, from the coding sequence ATGTCCGCAGAAGAAAGAATTACAGGAAATCAAGCATACGGTGCCGACCAGATTCAAGTGCTGGAAGGACTGGAAGCAGTACGAAAAAGGCCCGGAATGTACATCGGTACAACAAGTGAAAGAGGGCTTCATCATCTTGTATGGGAAATTGTCGATAACAGTATAGACGAAGCACTTGCAGGTTTCTCTGATAAGATTCAAATCATTATCGAGAAAGATAACAGTATCACTGTCACGGATAATGGCCGCGGCATCCCAGTTGATATCCAGAAAAAAACCGGCAGGCCGGCGCTTGAGGTCATCATGACAGTATTGCACGCAGGTGGTAAATTTGGAAGCGACAGCTATAAAGTTTCCGGCGGGCTCCATGGTGTAGGTGCCTCAGTGGTTAATGCCCTTTCCAGCCATCTTGATGTCTATGTTCACCGTGATGGAAACATTTATTACCTTGGCTTTGAAAAAGGTGTGCCACAAGGGGAAATTGAAACAATTGGCGAAACGGAATTTACCGGCACAAGAACCCAATTTAAACCTGATACGGAAATTTTTACAGAATCAATAGAATTTGACTTTGATACACTTGAACAGCGTGTGCGTGAGCTTGCCTTCTTGAATAAAGGAATCACGATTTCGCTCGAAGACAAACGGACAGATGAGGATCCGGTTGAATATCATTACGAAGGCGGCATCAAGTCATACGTTGAATATATAAACCGCAATCGTGGTGTGTTACATGAACCATTTTATTCTGAAGTGGAAGAACAGCAAATTATGGTTGAAGTCGCCATTCAGTACAATGATGGATTTGCCAGCAGTATTTTTTCCTTTGCAAACAATATTCATACCCATGAAGGCGGGACACACGAAGCCGGTTTTAAATCAGGACTTACACGGGTGATTAATGATTATGCACGCAAAAACGGCATGTTCAAAGAAAATGATCCAAACTTAACCGGTGACGATGTGAGAGAAGGCTTGACCGCAATAATTTCGATTAAACACCCGAACCCGCAGTTTGAGGGACAAACAAAAACAAAGCTTGGAAACAGTGAAGTGAAAAGAGTAGCGGATTCAGCATTCAGTGAGAGCTTTTCCAAGTTTTTGTTTGAGAATCCGGACGTGGCTAAAGTCGTGGTCGAAAAAGGATTAATGGCATCGCGTGCGCGAATTGCAGCGAAAAAGGCACGAGAGTTGACCAGACGCAAAAGTGCGCTTGAAGTGTCAAACTTGCCCGGTAAGCTGGCAGACTGTTCCTCAAGGGACGCAAGCATCAGTGAACTGTATATTGTTGAGGGCGATTCCGCCGGCGGTTCAGCCAAGCAAGGACGGGACAGGCATTTTCAGGCTATCCTGCCATTACGCGGGAAAATATTAAACGTTGAAAAAGCACGTTTAGACAAAATTTTATCCAATAAGGAAGTACGGGCAATGATTACGGCTCTTGGAACAGGGATTGGCGAAGAGTTTGATATAACGAAAGCCCGTTACAATAAAGTTGTCATTATGACGGATGCGGATGTTGATGGTGCGCATATCCGCACATTATTGTTAACCTTTTTCTATCGTTATATGCGTCCTTTAATTGAACATGGCTATGTCTATATCGCTCAGCCGCCATTGTATAAAATTCAGCAGGGTAAAGCAGCACATTATGCCTATGATGAAAAAACAATGGAGCAAATTCTGGAAGAACTTCCGAAATCTCCAAAGCCGGGACTCCAGCGCTATAAAGGTTTAGGCGAAATGAATGCAGAGCAGCTCTGGGAAACAACAATGGATCCCGAAACACGGACGTTGCTTCAAGTAGGGCTGACCGATGCAATAGATGCAGACCATATTTTTGATATGCTGATGGGTGACAAAGTGGAGCCGCGCCGAAATTTCATCGAAGAAAACGCTCAGTATGTTAAGAATCTTGATATATAG
- the remB gene encoding extracellular matrix regulator RemB — protein MFIHIGNDNVIQSGDVISIIDHGVVTSSGTMDKMIKNNTKQKKVFGPTDEAKSVVVTNDQIYFSSLSVSTLKKRASMISTISKLDDYSDEIE, from the coding sequence ATGTTTATTCATATAGGCAATGATAATGTCATCCAATCAGGAGATGTCATTTCCATCATTGATCATGGAGTGGTGACCTCATCCGGCACCATGGATAAAATGATCAAAAACAACACTAAACAGAAAAAAGTTTTCGGTCCAACTGACGAAGCAAAGTCAGTTGTTGTTACGAATGATCAGATTTATTTCAGTTCGTTGTCAGTCTCAACGTTAAAAAAACGCGCAAGCATGATCTCAACAATTAGTAAACTGGATGACTATTCAGATGAAATTGAATAA